ACTGCGTCAAAATAAACACACATAGTGGCCGCAACGGTTGTAATGACGCACTGTATATGCCTCGCGATTTCTCTAACAGTATTGTGATTCAGCGATAATCACTATGCAGTGTTGGACAATAAATTCGACGATACGAAAAAAAGGGATAACCCATTAAGACACTCGAACGCGGCGGTAAAATGGTCTGTAACTTTGTCACCAGTTTGGCGCCACATTCTGGAATAATCGTTTAAAAGTTACAAAGTTACGATCTTACGGACAAATAATATGCTGGTCATGAATTGACAATCTTGCGTATATTCAATCAGTTTTTAGGTCAGAGAACGACCTACTCACTTCTTGCGTAGAATTATACCGTTGAATAATTGAGGGATTGTCAAAGCCTCTTATAATTATCAGAAGTAATTCACCCAAACGTCTTAAGCACTTAGGAATCAGTGATTAAGTTCGTAACCAGCGTTCGTAGATCCGTCAATTTCATATAGGTACGAAATCGAGGCTTAGCAGTGGTTTGATGCTATTGATATATTATTaacattgtaaataatttaggTGACAGTAAAGGCCTGTGGCCTTATTTGCGTGGTAGTCACATGTCCAGCGAGTTGAAGACGAAACGAATGGAACCAACACTTCCAATGCATGTAAATGAACGGTACAAAGCATACATGTGCCTTCGGCTAATTGACATATTCCTGGATCTACTCGTTCTACTTTCACTCGgaatttcaatcatttttaaacattataTTCCAAGTACGCGTACGATGCAAATTAATCCTGGAAAAAACGTTctcatacatattatacatgtacgcaCGATTATGATAATCTAATCAAGGCAAAGTGGAAATTATACTCTACCAAATAAGCAAGAAACTGGACTTgttaaacagaaaatttttaattcacgtTAGATTTTTCCAATGCGCCCGTTTGTCTGCTAATCAACTTTTGAACTTATATGAAAGACAGATTTATAGTCAAGTGTCGTGAATTATCGTATTCAGCGATTTTTAACAGATTCCtcgttttaaataaaacaagCAAATCGCCAatcaaaattcataattacaGAAACTCATTTGGAGGAAATCGTTGAAGACAAAGtgttttgcaaatttcacTGTCAGAGTGCATCATTTTTCGCGGTgcaattttaaattctattcGCAAACATATCTTTACTTTAGCCCCCATGAAATTTGCTTGAAGGTAAAACGAAGAAACTTCGCAGAGAGTTTTGAAACAGGCTAAACTTTGAACGGacaaaatgaattattaaacaGCCCCATATAGTTGCTATTGGGTAGAAGAAGTATCAGACAAATAGGTAGGTAGGTTGGTAGCTCGTGGAATTTCGAAcataattatacgtatgtagAGATACGtcgtttatttatacatagtTACAAgaataacatttattttgGCTACATGCTAATTCACGGAGTAAAGTTCGTTATCacaaaatatattacaattatttaaacTGAAATTATGATACGTATTGGAAGGCAGTCGCATGACGTCAGGAATACCATCTGATCAAAGTACCTGGAACACGAAAAATGATatcctttttttcatcgtaaagCGGTGGAGCGGTGTctggaatttgaaatttttaaatttattcaatgaaaTGAAAGCTCAATCAACGCAcctagaaatatattttgtactGAAGTGTACGGATAAATCCGGTAGAAATTCAGTCTGCcagtgtaaagaaaaaaggCGCATATAGGGTATAATTTGCTTCGCATTCATTATCACAAAATTTGATAACAtgatcgaaatttattttttctaaatgaTCGTAGTTACGTTAGAAATTTATATCCTTATGAATCGTATTTCAAGTAGAATGGCCAATCCCATCCTAGAATTATTACTTGCGTAATTCTTCTAAAAACTTCTAAAAACGCAGCGTGTTTAAATGATAATTTATGACCGCTAGACCTTCTCAACAATTTTTTGGCGACCATAAAATGTTGTAGTCTCTACCTCAATCAGATCAGTGGCTTTCCGTCTATAGCAATAATTGATATGTTGGACAACAAAATATCTACAGAAACAGGAACGAATGGTTTCAATGCCGCGTTGCGTGATTACGCTCCATGGCATTGCAAGTGCAGTCGAGGTTTTTAACTCGCGGAAATTGGATCTGGTAGCGTGATCTATATACAGTAGTGCAGGTATTATAATTACGTAATTTCACACCACTGGCGATAAGCGATAGAAATATTCAATATCTCAGATCTCAATACCTTGGTTCCTACACAGGCTGTTTCACCAGTCCAATTAACTATCTGATGACTAGGTAAAGCACCAAGATGTccagaactgaaaattatacaggCCGAACCATCAGCGCGGCATTAGAGGCTAGTTCTCGttaaatcaatgaaaaaaagaaacgaagaaaaaaactcaaacacctatatacgtataaatctTCGGTGAAAGATTTTGTCATCAGAAGTAGACCTGTGACAAGCTTTTCAATTGAGAATCGGTTACAATCGCATTGTAATTatcataaattaattaaccaTCGGTCAATATACATAAATGCGGAAGTTATAAACAGAATGAAAGTATGTAGATATAGATTATTGATGGGTATCGTTAAAACGAAGTGGTAACGAGATATTTCTTTTAGAACAGTTTCAAATGCGAGGTCAAAGGAGATGTAGAAAACAGATTGAGGAACTGATGTGTGCTGAccgagagattttttttataaactaaCTTTTCACCAGGAATATTGGTAATGCAtggaaatttcattaaatttcataaacgtGTACGTAATGCGTACAAGAAAGTAACGGACAAACAGCTAAAAGTATGAACATAATTGTCGATATCTTTTTCATAGAAGCCTTAGGTTTCCTTTTATACCATGTACAGAATCAATAAAGGTATGAAATGCATCTTATCagttattaaaatattgtgaCAGTGATTCCTGGAAAGATGAATATGTAAAAGTggtgaaatataaaatgtaaGAGAATGACAGTAATGGtgactaaaaaaattctcaaattattgaatgtataaaatttcaaaacttagAATTGGAACATTTGCTGTTCAGATTGAAAAGTTAGACATCATTTGGCAGAAAAGTTGCTTacacgaaaaaattcaataagcCACACCTGCTGAAGCTTGCAGCAAAAGCTGGTGACGCCGTGTTACCAAGGGTGAGTCAAAGCGAGTCAAGGTTTACTCACCAATAATACTCATAACTATTGTCAGAATAATGGCGCCGACAATGATTCTCATCTTCATGTTCTGCATCCAAGCCCTGCGGTGTGCCTTCTTTGCCGAGTCGTGAAACTCGTTTCCAGCCATAGTCAGCCGTTCGCTGGCCACTTCTAAGTCTTCCATTTTTTCTCCTCGCTCCATCACTTTTTGCACATTTTCACGCATCACGTCTGTTACTTCCTTTATCTGCATACGAACactaaaataaacaaattattaaaattcattgaatACAATTATAAACAGTAACTCTAATCTGGATTTCGGTATTATTCTGGATTATCAGAGAGCATGACAATTTGCAATAGGCCAGAAACAAATCTAACTCTTCGATAACTAATTCTATCTCATTTTATTCCAcgattattgtaattttaaaacagttcatttgaaaaatctgagGTAGAGAAAAATCATGATTAAATGAACACCACCTGTCCATTTTACGATCTCTGTATGGCTGACTGGTCGAAGTACTCGGGCGGCTGGaacgataaacaaaaaaatttctcagatgaattgaaatttagtcTCATATTATGAACAGCGATAAAAAAGTAAGTTCACAATATGGATCATATGTCTATGGTATGGATAATTGATCGTTCAAGCATACTTGAAAAGCATCTCTTCATCTGGATCGCTGTCATGATCAAGGAGGGTCTCCTAAggaaataaacaaaagaaGGATTAGATTCTGACATCATCTAATAATAATTCTGAGCTTTTTGACTGTCTTGAACCGTGTAAACATTAGACGGTTGCTAATGACTCACGGCTTAAGATTAATcatacaaaaaacaaacacaccTTCTCCACGTCGTCGGCTTTGGCAACGTCGTCACGCGGCACATTACGCTTGAACTTCGGAGGCATGTTTGATGGTATGTCACAGGATACTATTAAACTTGTCCCGGACGGCAAGTACTCCAGTCGTTCCTTAAACTGGATGTGGAGATACGGTTAAAAGAATAAAACTCAAGGAATTCCAAATACAACGTCCATCTTTATCTGTCATACCGCTGAAATCGTTCATGCAGCAGACGACAGACGGAGCGACAACAATAACAAACGGCGCTGAACAATTCATCAACAGCTGGTCATACGGAGCATTGAACGCCCCCATTTATTTACTTCAAAATGAACTGATCCATACTAGTTGCATTATTTCGTTTCTTGCAACAATAAGTGAAAATCATTAGAGACCCTCTGGTGAAAGACTTGGATGAAGGGTAACATTTTTAATGGTAGCGGCCATGTCGGCATATTTGATCACAATCACGGTCTTATAGACAGGTCTGGGCACTCCAAGCCCCTTCCCATATAACGCAGCGTGACCGTCTTGAAGCCTGTGTTTCTCAATTTGTGCACCAAAGACCGGAGCGCTGCAATCTCCGAGGCCAGTGTATGCGTACTGTAGGCCTCTCCCTCACTAGCGCTAGCGGCGAAAATTCACAACATCGGCGTCATTTTCGAGCACGGTTTTACAGCCGGAGTGCCCAGACCTGTCTATAAGACCGTGATCACAATCAAAGAGGCAAAAATGTATCAAGCAATACTTCATTCGTGGTAAATCCAATTGTTGTACACAGCTGGTCACTTTGCATTTTGCAATGCCGATACGTTTAACTGACATAACCACGTAAATATCTTGTCTTCTTCCATTTCATGTGTTGAAAAAGAATAGAGAACCTTTCGACCAAATCCCAGGCGGCATGCTCGTAACCGTGCTCGTAAATTAGTAGACTTACCGACTCACACTTTGCCCACCTTACCCTCCGAACGGACATGACATATCATCGAAGGCCTGCCCAGTATGCTTCATTCTATACAACGATTACCCAATGCTTCCGCTTTCGATTTACatgttcgaaactttgactAGAGGTAATAGCGAGAAGCGGGTCACAAACGgttcatttattattcatgTCTAACAGTAAGTTTAGATTTATTTCGATAACAATGGAAAAAACATACGTCACAGTGAGATATCAAGAATATACTGATCTAAGTAACTCGTATGGCAATTCTTCACGACTAGAAAAGTAATTGTGAGTGTAAATATTCACTAATTCATAGTATACGCTGGTCAAATGAGAGTGTCACAATTATGCACTCGTACGGATTGAACAGCAAGAggtagaaaattttgttcgtCATCGcgtgttacaaaaatattgtgagaCACAGATGTTGAGGCTGGGCTGATTGTCACAATGCAGCATGAGTAAGTTgtataacttttgaaaatactgTTTATACCTTCCTTTCACTGCATCCGTAGTCTGAATACGTTTCCATGATCTAAAGCCATcgcaaattttgaaacatgGGAGACTGAAGCAGatgaattttctcaaatgaTTTATTCGAACTTCTCAGTGTACACGATATCTTGCTAGGTTTTGCAACTATTTAACAATAATGGCACATTATAAACTTATAATTCACAAATTTAATTGATGTctttagaaataaaatacacacAGAACTGGGAATTGTTTGATATGAACTAATGTTCTTGAACACATGTGTATCTTTCATTGTTGCCTTCTTAAAATGACTAATTTATGATATATTTCAACAGATATTTTACAACTATTAACAACAAgaacaataatagtaataataataataataataatttaaaaaactaTCTAGAACCCAGAAATTGGTAGAATTCGATATTGCACCTACAATACAAGGCAATCTCGTACAGCAAACTTAGTCACTTAGGTCATGAAACAATGTTCAAGCTTTATGGTACATCAGAGTTAATTCTGTTCAAGTTGAAGGTATAGGATACAATTTACCaatatcgagaaaaaaaaacgtcatcGTTCTACTCTGAATATCGAATCTTTTCTCCTCAATCCTCCCAATTTACAAGTACACAGTATCATTACTGAGGTGCTCAAAATTTTATCGGTAAAGTCAGCTGGGTTTGAGTTTTGATTTATCATCTTCTAAAATTACACATTACAATGTGCGTATCGATTTAATCGTAATTAGATAAACTATTAAGCTCACTGTCTTGTCTTTGGTAATTTTAAGCTATATTTTAGTACGATATCCCCAACTTATACACTTTTCTATACcctattaattataaataaattctaaatCCATTCCAGTTCACTGGcacatagatatatgtaaCTGATGTAAAATTATCCAATCCAATTTTCGATTTCACCTGATGTGGCAGGTTCACCGTCTAGGTGGAATTATTAATCTATAGATTTAATTTGTTCATTTAGATTTTATAGAACAGGCGTCTGGGCAAAATGGGGACGACACGTTCTTATATCCATCCGGGTTTTTCTGCTGCCATCTCCATGTGTCCTTGCCTGTAatcaatgatattttttatcaaaagaCACTCAATAAAGTGTTTTAATTTAGAAAAGTCTAGTCTAACTTACACATGTCATCAATATTCCGTGTTGCGTGCCAGTCCAGTTCTGCATTAGCACGGCTTGCATCGGCATAACTTGTCGCAATGTCGCCTGGTCTACGATCTACAATATCATAGGGTATGTCTTTGCCAGAAGCATCTTTGAACGCTCTGATTACTTCCAGAACAGAATACCCTCTTCCAGTACCGAGATTATAAACCTGGAAGCCGGAGGGATGCTGGTGGGAAATCGCCTGCAAGTGGCCAACTGCCAGATCAATTACATGAATGTAATCGCGAACCcctgtaaatgaaaaattttgcagatTTCACACTTGTAGAAAGATAAAGCCTGGTAATATTCAAGTGACtatagaatttttcacacaacAGAAGAGAACAAGAAGAAATTCCCCGTTGaagaaaagtagaaaaaatcgAACGACATTATCTGGCTCGGACTTCATTATTACCAGTTCCGTCAGGGGTATTGTAATCACTTCCATAGACTGAGagcttttctctttttccaacAGCGACTTGGGCGATGTAGGGCATCAAGTTGTTCGGTATGCCGTTTGGATCCTCTCCAATATTTCCAGATGGATGAGCTCCCACAGGGTTAAAATATCTGAGGGATGTGATGGACCAAACCTAGATGAAGTCAGTGTGTGTTCAATGACTAGTTCTAGAATATTTTTCCAGGTGAATATGAAGTGATTACTAAAAGATTCTCGAATATTTCTTCTACCAAGCATAAAAGTATACCTTGTCCGAAACGCATAGGTCCTTCAGTATTTCCTCCACCATAAACTTAGACTTTCCATACGGATTGGTGCAATCCCCAGTTTTCATGTCTTCGGTTAATGGTAGTTTATCAGGAAGACCATAAACAGTGGCGCtgcttgaataaatcattCGATAGACTCCGTGTTCTCGCATTACCTCGAGTAATACTATAGTACCGCTAACATTGACTCTATAATACTCAAGCGGCTTGGCAACAGACTCGCCAACGGCCTTTAAAGCGGCAAAGTGTATCACATTGTCAAATTTATactagaaaataaaataacttcATAGTTTGTTATAAACATCGTGGTAAATAATATGGCGAATAACTCGATACTCACCTGTTGAAATATGCTAGTCAATTCCTTTCTGTTTGTTATGTCTACAGAATGAAATGCTACGTGCTTCTGTGTCAGTTCCTCCACCCTCAGAAGACATTCTGGTTTCTTTTTATCCGAAGCTGCagaatgaagtaaaaaaatatattaatatagCGGTGTGCTAAATGAGCCATCTACAAACTCTTCAGCTGCTCAAACATATTGCGTAAGGCTATATACAAGTTCAGGCACTTGCAAAGCCAAAGATAAATAGGGTAGATTGTATCATATGTTATCGATAGGAACTGGATGATAAAATTTG
The Neodiprion lecontei isolate iyNeoLeco1 chromosome 3, iyNeoLeco1.1, whole genome shotgun sequence DNA segment above includes these coding regions:
- the LOC107224269 gene encoding vesicle-associated membrane protein 4 — its product is MPPKFKRNVPRDDVAKADDVEKETLLDHDSDPDEEMLFNRPSTSTSQPYRDRKMDSVRMQIKEVTDVMRENVQKVMERGEKMEDLEVASERLTMAGNEFHDSAKKAHRRAWMQNMKMRIIVGAIILTIVMSIIDTAPPLYDEKKDIIFRVPGTLIRWYS
- the LOC107224277 gene encoding UDP-glucose 4-epimerase, whose product is MSRKGQTILVTGGAGYIGAFTVLELLNADFEVVVIDNLTNAYQASDKKKPECLLRVEELTQKHVAFHSVDITNRKELTSIFQQYKFDNVIHFAALKAVGESVAKPLEYYRVNVSGTIVLLEVMREHGVYRMIYSSSATVYGLPDKLPLTEDMKTGDCTNPYGKSKFMVEEILKDLCVSDKVWSITSLRYFNPVGAHPSGNIGEDPNGIPNNLMPYIAQVAVGKREKLSVYGSDYNTPDGTGVRDYIHVIDLAVGHLQAISHQHPSGFQVYNLGTGRGYSVLEVIRAFKDASGKDIPYDIVDRRPGDIATSYADASRANAELDWHATRNIDDMCKDTWRWQQKNPDGYKNVSSPFCPDACSIKSK